In Aedes albopictus strain Foshan chromosome 3, AalbF5, whole genome shotgun sequence, the following are encoded in one genomic region:
- the LOC134290126 gene encoding uncharacterized protein LOC134290126: protein MTNDLRELEKQDRNIRKTLEGMQYFVEHYSPDLVDQVAIRLQRLEDVFREFHAVRRKIELLTEDVFSEDEEEVDQKESKEQRKARIAGRIQEKEDENVKIMMKIENVYYKIKAALTRLLPKSTPVVAISGGQPIPAAAPAVSRVKLPEIRLPSLGGQLREWVTFRDSFRSLIHNNLQLSAMDKFTYLRSSLTGEALHEINSVEMTEANYDVAWVALERRYENKKLIVKAHLDSLFSVEVMKKESYESLSKLIGDFEKNLLMLDKIGENTTNWSTILVYMICSRLDPTTLRQWEAHHKSNAVPTYANLIQFLREHCSVLQSIAPSNSIPVQEKRSKVGVSNAAVQSWNKCLFCGESFHSEFRCFKFLKMKVPERLDVARRSKVCLNCLTAGHYAKSCTKGCCHHCQQKHHSLLHTDSSQQSPPPVKSSVPSQKKPPSSNQQQHQTQPHTSSHSTPTQTITPSTTALPVTHSPNTQSLHTTNQTCTSQNSVSLSVSNRTGDVLLSTAVVFVKDQYGATRLARALLDSCSQFCFMTTNFSQKLKLRGFPDHLTVQGIGSSNSISRRRVNARILPRSGDISSYNEDMSFYILPELTATLPVQRVSVGQWKPPSSIVLADPQFCEPGQIDIIIGAEYFYDLLIEGRSKISEEGPTLQNTVFGWIVSGRIPDQPVSPMQAVSFSCTLADIQDQLARFWELESCKSSSTQSVEESTCETIFDETTTRDSSGRFIVSLPKKEFVMQQLGECETIATKRFLALERRLEANPELKTQYHQFIREYEQLGHMKQVDSEDPDFPIYFLPHHAVLKPDSTTTKLRVVFDASCKTSTGVSLNDALMVGPVVQDDLLAIQLRFRLHRIAVVADVEKMYRMILVYPSDQRLQCILWRDTPNEPIRTYQLATVTYGTACAPYLATKCLQRLAELEAERYPVAAKAMKEDYYVDDMLSGADSIEAATQLTSEMLELASSGGFTLRKWNSNSSALLDQLPENLVDRRPELELDTANTPVKTLGLLWDTTSDSFLFRSPLWNSEAPITKRIVLADTARLFDPIGLVGPVIVAAKIFVQALWKQKCDWDEPLPEAFQNFWIEYRRNLRLWLPFSTTFGGSVKVRLITAKSKVAPLEDLKRKKRVQTTPRLELSGALLLSHLYEKFVVSTAIQHTAFFWTDSTIVMYWLSSLPSRWQMFVANRVSEIQHATKGCPWNHVAGEENPADIISRGMTPAQLQYERLWFEGLLWLRQDAIIWPSKAPEEEIDPAILEEKKVVALPATAESVSEIFSLRSSLFSLVRLVAGIRRFVHNTQHRQDRRTGFLTFPEHEQALTFLVQLAQQEAFPAEIAALNKNNPVSPSSSISRLNPVLVSGILCVGGRLAKAPVSASQKHPMILSHHHPLARLVLHYYHCKHFHSGLQLLVSTVRERFWITRIRSLANSVLHECVRCFRTMPKVLDQLMADLPSERVSPAPPFLRVGVDYCGPFLIKYPVRRATPTKHYVAIFICLVTKAVHLELASDLTSEAFLAAFKRFVARRGKPILVMCDNATNFVGAKRQLDELRQLFIDQTFQESIVRGAIEDGIEFRFIPARSPNFGDLWEAAVKSFKGHFKRTIGDRMLQYDEMITVLPQVEAILNSRPLTPVSNDPSDFDALTPGHFLVQRPLTAVPEPSLEDLQRNRLSMWQQAQDYVQQIWTKWSTQYLSDLHNRTKWTRKRDNISVGTLVLLKEDKLPPLRWKLGRVIQIHPGSDGNIRVVTVKAQDGEYQRGISKICVLPIRDNLESEQI from the exons ATGACGAACGATCTTCGTGAACTGGAGAAGCAGGATCGTAACATCCGGAAGACGTTGGAAGGGATGCAGTATTTCGTCGAGCATTACAGTCCTGACCTAGTCGATCAAGTGGCGATTCGTCTTCAGCGATTAGAGGATGTTTTCCGAGAGTTCCATGCGGTTCGTCGAAAGATAGAGCTGTTAACAGAAGATGTGTTCtccgaagacgaagaagaagtcgaccagaaggaatccaaggagcagCGTAAGGCGCGCATCGCTGGCCGTATACAGGAGAAGGAAGACGAGAACGTGAAGATCATGATGAAGATCGAGAACGTCTACTACAAAATCAAGGCTGCCCTAACCCGATTGCTACCCAAATCGACCCCCGTTGTTGCTATATCCGGTGGTCAACCCATACCAGCAGCCGCTCCAGCTGTTTCGAGAGTGAAGCTACCAGAAATTCGACTGCCGAGCTTGGGTGGACAGCTGAGAGAGTGGGTCACCTTCCGTGACTCGTTCCGTAGCCTGATACACAACAACCTACAGTTGTCAGCTATGGACAAATTTACGTATTTACGATCGTCGTTAACCGGAGAGGCTCTCCATGAAATCAACTCGGTGGAGATGACCGAAGCGAACTACGACGTAGCCTGGGTAGCATTGGAGCGTAGGTACGAGAACAAGAAGCTGATCGTCAAGGCCCATTTGGATTCGCTGTTCTCGGTCGAGGTGATGAAGAAGGAGAGCTATGAGTCGCTGAGCAAGCTGATCGGCGACTTTGAGAAGAACCTGTTGATGCTGGACAAGATAGGAGAGAACACAACGAATTGGAGCACCATCCTGGTGTACATGATCTGCTCGCGATTAGATCCGACCACTCTCAGACAATGGGAGGCACACCATAAATCAAATGCGGTTCCGACGTACGCGAATTTAATCCAGTTCCTTCGTGAGCACTGTTCTGTACTCCAGTCAATTGCACCGAGTAATTCCATTCCTGTCCAGGAAAAGCGGTCGAAGGTTGGCGTGAGCAATGCTGCAGTTCAGTCGTGGAACAAGTGCCTCTTCTGTGGAGAATCGTTCCATTCAGAGTTCCGTTGCTTCAAGTTCCTGAAGATGAAGGTTCCAGAACGTCTCGACGTGGCTCGACGGAGTAAAGTTTGCCTGAACTGTCTAACTGCTGGACATTATGCGAAGTCGTGCACGAAGGGCTGCTGTCATCACTGCCAGCAGAAACATCATTCCCTGTTGCACACTGATTCAAGCCAGCAGTCACCCCCACCTGTCAAATCCTCCGTCCCGTCGCAGAAGAAACCTCCATCGTCAAACCAGCAGCAACACCAAACACAACCACACACCAGTAGCCATTCCACACCAACCCAGACCATTACACCGTCCACAACCGCTCTCCCTGTTACTCACTCGCCAAACACTCAATCACTGCACACCACAAATCAGACATGCACAAGCCAGAACTCCGTTTCCCTCTCAGTGAGCAACCGTACCGGAGATGTCCTTCTCTCCACTGCCGTGGTCTTTGTCAAGGACCAGTACGGTGCGACACGACTAGCCAGAGCTTTGCTAGACTCGTGCTCGCAGTTCTGTTTTATGACCACCAATTTCAGTCAAAAACTGAAACTCCGTGGATTTCCCGATCACTTGACTGTTCAAGGAATCGGAAGTTCCAATTCCATATCTCGTAGACGAGTGAACGCTCGTATTCTTCCCCGGTCCGGTGATATTTCGTCCTACAACGAGGACATGTCGTTCTACATTCTACCGGAGTTGACAGCCACTCTGCCAGTCCAAAGGGTCAGCGTCGGTCAATGGAAGCCGCCATCCAGCATCGTATTGGCCGATCCACAGTTCTGTGAGCCCGGGCAGATCGACATCATCATCGGTGCCGAGTATTTCTACGATCTTCTCATCGAAGGACGAAGCAAGATTAGCGAGGAGGGACCAACTCTGCAAAACACTGTCTTCGGTTGGATTGTTTCAGGACGCATTCCTGATCAACCAGTGAGTCCAATGCAAGCAGTTTCGTTTTCGTGCACGCTAGCGGACATCCAGGACCAGCTAGCACGCTTCTGGGAGTTGGAGTCCTGCAAGTCCAGTAGCACCCAGTCGGTAGAAGAATCAACATGCGAGACCATCTTCGACGAGACAACAACTCGGGATAGCAGTGGCAGATTCATAGTGTCGTTGCCGAAGAAGGAGTTCGTCATGCAGCAGCTTGGCGAGTGTGAAACGATTGCCACTAAACGTTTCTTAGCCTTGGAACGACGACTAGAAGCCAACCCCGAGCTGAAGACTCAGTACCATCAGTTCATCCGAGAATATGAGCAGCTTGGCCATATGAAGCAGGTGGACAGCGAAGATCCAGACTTTCCCATCTACTTCCTTCCGCATCACGCAGTGTTGAAGCCAGACAGTACCACGACGAAGTTGCGGGTAGTATTCGACGCATCCTGCAAAACGTCCACAGGAGTCTCGTTAAACGATGCCCTGATGGTCGGACCCGTCGTTCAGGATGACCTGCTGGCGATTCAACTGCGTTTCCGTCTCCACCGAATAGCCGTCGTCGCAGACGTGGAGAAAATGTATCGGATGATCCTCGTCTATCCGTCAGATCAACGGCTCCAGTGCATTCTTTGGAGGGATACTCCGAACGAACCTATCCGCACGTATCAGTTAGCCACAGTAACGTATGGGACAGCATGTGCTCCGTACTTGGCGACCAAGTGTCTGCAACGGCTGGCAGAACTTGAGGCCGAGAGATATCCTGTGGCGGCGAAGGCAATGAAGGAGGATTACTATGTCGACGATATGCTGAGCGGAGCCGATAGCATTGAAGCCGCTACGCAGCTAACCAGCGAAATGCTCGAGCTTGCCTCCTCTGGTGGTTTCACTTTGCGAAAATGGAACTCCAATTCCAGTGCACTCCTGGATCAGTTACCAGAGAATCTCGTCGACCGCCGGCCGGAGCTTGAGCTGGATACTGCGAACACTCCAGTGAAGACACTCGGGCTGCTCTGGGACACCACTTCAGACAGTTTTCTCTTCCGTTCACCTTTGTGGAACTCAGAGGCACCCATCACCAAGCGAATTGTGCTTGCGGACACAGCTCGTTTATTCGATCCCATCGGCCTGGTGGGACCTGTCATCGTCGCAGCGAAGATATTCGTTCAAGCCCTGTGGAAGCAGAAGTGCGACTGGGACGAACCGTTACCCGAAGCATTCCAGAATTTTTGGATCGAGTATAGGAGAAATCTCCGCCTCTGGCTTCCGTTCAG TACCACCTTCGGCGGTTCCGTAAAAGTGCGCCTCATCACAGCCAAGTCCAAGGTCGCACCACTTGAAGATCTGAAGCGGAAGAAAAGGGTTCAGACCACTCCCCGGCTGGAACTCTCCGGAGCATTGTTGCTCAGTCACCTATACGAAAAGTTCGTCGTCAGCACAGCAATTCAGCACACCGCCTTCTTTTGGACCGATTCGACGATCGTGATGTACTGGCTGTCGTCGCTGCCGTCACGGTGGCAGATGTTTGTTGCGAATCGTGTGTCGGAAATCCAACACGCCACGAAAGGATGCCCGTGGAACCACGTAGCCGGTGAAGAAAATCCCGCCGATATCATCTCTCGGGGAATGACACCAGCTCAGCTGCAGTACGAAAGATTGTGGTTCGAGGGACTGCTGTGGCTTCGTCAGGACGCGATCATCTGGCCGTCCAAGGCTCCAGAAGAGGAAATCGATCCTGCCATATTGGAAGAGAAGAAGGTCGTTGCGCTCCCAGCGACGGCTGAGTCCGTTAGCGAAATATTCAGTCTCCGTTCATCGCTGTTCAGTTTGGTCAGGTTGGTCGCTGGCATTCGCCGGTTCGTGCACAACACACAGCACAGACAGGACAGACGCACAGGGTTTCTGACGTTCCCCGAACACGAGCAGGCCTTGACATTCCTGGTTCAGCTGGCGCAACAAGAAGCCTTTCCCGCTGAGATAGCAGCGTTGAACAAGAACAATCCAGTCAGTCCATCGTCTTCGATAAGCAGGTTGAATCCAGTTCTTGTCAGTGGAATCCTCTGTGTGGGAGGCCGACTAGCCAAGGCACCAGTGTCAGCGAGTCAGAAACATCCGATGATTTTGAGTCACCATCATCCACTGGCAAGGTTGGTCCTGCACTACTACCATTGCAAGCACTTCCATTCCGGATTGCAACTTCTCGTGTCCACCGTTCGTGAGCGTTTCTGGATCACGCGCATCAGGAGTCTTGCTAATTCTGTATTGCACGAATGCGTTCGTTGCTTCCGAACCATGCCGAAGGTGCTAGACCAGCTTATGGCTGATCTACCGTCGGAACGAGTCTCTCCGGCACCTCCATTCCTTAGAGTAGGCGTGGATTATTGCGGACCGTTCCTGATCAAATACCCTGTTCGCCGCGCGACTCCCACGAAACATTACGTCGCCATTTTCATCTGCCTCGTTACGAAGGCAGTCCATCTCGAGTTGGCTAGCGATCTTACCAGCGAAGCCTTCCTTGCCGCCTTCAAAAGGTTTGTGGCTCGCAGAGGAAAACCGATCCTGGTCATGTGCGACAACGCCACAAACTTCGTGGGAGCCAAGCGCCAACTGGATGAATTACGACAGCTGTTCATCGACCAAACGTTCCAGGAGTCCATCGTCCGTGGAGCGATCGAGGATGGCATAGAATTCCGCTTCATTCCAGCAAGATCCCCCAACTTCGGTGATCTTTGGGAGGCCGCCGTGAAATCCTTCAAGGGTCATTTCAAGCGTACCATCGGCGACCGTATGCTGCAGTACGACGAGATGATCACCGTGTTGCCACAAGTTGAAGCGATCCTCAACTCCCGGCCCCTCACGCCGGTCAGTAACGATCCGTCGGACTTCGATGCGTTGACGCCAGGTCACTTCTTGGTTCAGCGACCGTTGACAGCAGTTCCAGAGCCATCTCTAGAAGATCTGCAGCGGAATAGGCTGTCCATGTGGCAGCAAGCGCAAGACTACGTTCAGCAAATCTGGACCAAGTGGTCCACTCAGTATCTGTCCGATCTCCATAACCGGACCAAATGGACCCGGAAACGGGACAACATCTCTGTTGGGACTCTAGTCCTACTCAAAGAAGACAAGCTTCCGCCACTAAGGTGGAAATTGGGCCGCGTCATTCAGATCCACCCCGGATCAGATGGCAACATACGCGTTGTTACTGTGAAGGCCCAGGACGGCGAGTATCAGAGGGGCATTTCGAAAATTTGCGTCCTTCCGATCCGCGACAACCTGGAGTCTGAGCAGATCTAA